A single genomic interval of Spirosoma taeanense harbors:
- a CDS encoding OmpA family protein, which yields MRLLLVCLLCLINVSWLYGQKQPPVKTQRTLFTLKAVDETTLAELPAQFSVQALLAKQKFTGQSQAGRPFGFILTRTDTLDVVTNAAGYAESEELMVVSCDTCADYEYVVRLTKATARPDSVFRNLQVSQSVRLDNVYFDQSSYVLRPESYPQLDKLVRTLATTPKLSIEIAGHTDNVGDRRLNQALSENRAKIISTYLVRHGIAENRLRYNGYGDTRPAAPNDSEEHKQRNRRVEFVVLAL from the coding sequence ATGCGTCTTTTGCTGGTGTGCCTTCTGTGTCTGATCAATGTATCCTGGCTGTATGGCCAGAAACAGCCGCCCGTTAAAACTCAGCGAACGCTGTTTACGTTGAAAGCCGTGGATGAAACAACCCTGGCTGAACTCCCGGCGCAGTTCTCGGTGCAGGCGCTGCTGGCGAAACAGAAATTTACGGGTCAGAGCCAGGCGGGCAGGCCGTTCGGTTTCATTCTGACGCGCACTGATACGCTTGACGTCGTAACGAATGCAGCCGGGTATGCCGAGAGCGAAGAGCTGATGGTTGTTTCCTGCGATACCTGCGCCGACTATGAGTACGTCGTTCGGTTAACAAAGGCCACGGCCAGGCCCGACAGCGTTTTTCGGAACCTGCAGGTGAGCCAGAGCGTCCGGCTCGATAACGTGTATTTCGATCAGAGCAGTTACGTTCTGCGGCCTGAATCGTACCCACAACTCGATAAGCTGGTCAGAACACTCGCGACCACGCCGAAACTTAGCATTGAGATTGCGGGACATACAGACAACGTCGGCGACCGACGGCTCAATCAGGCGCTTTCGGAAAACCGGGCAAAGATCATCAGCACTTATCTCGTTCGCCATGGCATTGCCGAGAACCGGCTGCGCTATAATGGCTACGGCGACACGCGTCCCGCTGCGCCAAATGATTCAGAAGAGCATAAACAAAGGAATCGAAGAGTCGAATTTGTTGTTTTAGCGTTATGA
- a CDS encoding L-serine ammonia-lyase, translating into MTTNPITTSVFDLFKVGPGPSSSHTIGPMKAAFDFRQRLAELPNDAQQRADAVHVYLYGSLSATGKGHGTDRAIVAGLLGWQPETTDPDALLALLKDPSGVYPVPVGDRTLAIGPQQIHFERKRYESPYANTMVLRLTAGDATLAEEEYYSIGGGFIILKGEAETPPVAQPVPYPYSTMTELKAQLTANKLALDELLMANEMALTNRSQAQVHQRLDQILDFMHKAVRRGLRHKGTLPGTIRLTRKAPILYQQAKHISQSTDSFLIFLNAYCLAASEENAAGGIVVTAPTSGASGVIPGLTFLAKHHFHYDRATLRAGMLAAAAIGFLVKHNASISGAEMGCMGEIGTASAMGAAFLTRCALPNGSIGTIEAAAEIAIEHHLGMTCDPIGGYVQIPCIERNAMGAVKAYNAFLLATSGAAAVQKISLDAVIKVMKATGRDMSTKYKETSEAGLALSATEC; encoded by the coding sequence ATGACGACTAACCCGATTACCACCTCCGTGTTTGACCTGTTCAAGGTTGGACCGGGGCCATCCAGCTCGCACACCATTGGCCCCATGAAGGCCGCTTTCGATTTCCGGCAGCGCCTGGCTGAGCTACCCAACGACGCGCAGCAACGCGCTGATGCGGTGCACGTTTATCTGTACGGGTCGCTCAGCGCGACGGGTAAAGGTCATGGTACCGACCGCGCCATCGTGGCCGGACTGCTTGGCTGGCAGCCCGAAACCACCGACCCCGACGCCCTGCTTGCCCTGCTCAAAGACCCTTCTGGCGTTTATCCGGTACCGGTAGGCGACCGAACGCTGGCCATTGGACCGCAGCAGATTCATTTTGAACGGAAACGGTACGAATCTCCCTACGCCAACACGATGGTTCTGCGCCTAACGGCGGGCGACGCAACCCTGGCCGAGGAAGAATACTATTCCATTGGGGGCGGGTTCATTATCCTTAAAGGTGAAGCGGAAACGCCCCCGGTTGCCCAACCCGTACCATATCCGTACAGCACCATGACGGAGCTGAAAGCGCAGCTAACGGCGAATAAGCTGGCGCTCGATGAGCTGCTTATGGCTAACGAAATGGCGCTCACCAACCGCAGCCAGGCACAGGTTCATCAACGGCTCGATCAGATTCTGGATTTTATGCACAAGGCGGTTCGGCGTGGTTTGCGGCATAAGGGCACCTTACCCGGCACCATCAGGTTGACACGTAAAGCGCCTATCTTATACCAGCAGGCCAAACACATCAGCCAGTCAACCGACAGTTTTTTGATATTTCTGAACGCCTATTGTCTGGCAGCATCGGAAGAAAATGCAGCCGGGGGAATTGTCGTCACGGCACCTACGTCGGGGGCATCGGGCGTTATACCGGGGCTGACGTTTCTGGCCAAGCACCATTTCCATTATGATCGTGCCACGCTCCGGGCAGGTATGCTGGCAGCGGCTGCCATTGGGTTTTTAGTAAAGCACAACGCCAGTATTTCGGGTGCCGAAATGGGGTGCATGGGCGAAATAGGGACGGCCTCGGCCATGGGGGCGGCTTTCCTGACCCGCTGTGCCCTGCCCAACGGGTCCATCGGCACCATTGAAGCCGCGGCCGAAATTGCCATTGAGCACCACCTCGGCATGACCTGCGACCCAATCGGCGGTTACGTTCAGATTCCGTGCATCGAACGTAACGCGATGGGTGCCGTTAAAGCCTATAATGCCTTTCTGCTGGCGACCTCCGGGGCCGCAGCGGTTCAGAAGATTTCGCTCGACGCGGTGATCAAGGTCATGAAAGCGACCGGCCGCGATATGTCGACCAAGTACAAGGAAACGTCAGAAGCCGGGCTGGCCCTGAGCGCCACCGAGTGCTGA
- a CDS encoding autorepressor SdpR family transcription factor, whose translation MNALFKALNDPTRRQILDLLREGDLNAGEIAERFAMTKPSISHHLDLLRQAGLVDSVRQGQFITYSLNTTVLDDLLAWLLSFQKQTTSVPENTSEQTL comes from the coding sequence ATGAACGCACTTTTTAAGGCGCTGAACGACCCGACCCGCCGACAGATACTGGACTTGCTGCGCGAAGGTGATCTGAACGCGGGTGAGATTGCCGAGCGCTTTGCTATGACCAAACCCAGTATTTCCCACCACCTCGACCTGCTGCGGCAGGCTGGCCTCGTTGACTCGGTCAGGCAGGGGCAGTTCATTACCTATTCGCTGAACACAACCGTACTCGACGACCTGCTGGCCTGGCTCCTGAGCTTTCAGAAGCAGACGACCAGCGTTCCGGAAAATACATCTGAGCAAACTCTGTAA
- the cobT gene encoding nicotinate-nucleotide--dimethylbenzimidazole phosphoribosyltransferase codes for MTFTATSLATAVRRRIDNKTKPLGALGRLEELALQIALIQQTETPKLTNPHLLVFAGDHGLTAEGVSAYPADVTYGMVRNFIAGGAAINLFCRQNGLKLLVCDVGVNETFEENTESFVKYKIRPGTRNMRYEPAMIPDECEAALDAGKILINGVCYRDCNVVGFGEMGIGNTSSASLLMHRLTGLPLTECVGRGTGLDDAGLAHKLAVLQDIADRYAHLTAPMDLLAAMGGLEIAAIVGGMLQAADNGMLILIDGFIATAALLVAQAINSAVRQHCIFCHQSDETGHRLMLNRLEARPLLDLGLRLGEGTGCALAYPLVQAAVTMLNDMATMDSLAG; via the coding sequence ATGACTTTTACCGCTACTTCGCTTGCAACGGCCGTTCGTCGGCGCATTGATAACAAAACCAAGCCGCTCGGCGCATTAGGACGTCTGGAAGAACTGGCCCTTCAGATTGCCCTGATTCAACAGACCGAGACCCCGAAACTAACCAATCCGCATCTGCTCGTTTTTGCCGGCGACCACGGTTTAACGGCTGAGGGTGTCAGTGCCTATCCGGCCGACGTAACCTACGGCATGGTTCGTAATTTCATTGCGGGCGGAGCGGCTATCAACCTGTTCTGCCGCCAGAACGGCCTGAAATTACTGGTCTGTGATGTAGGCGTCAACGAAACGTTTGAGGAAAACACCGAGAGCTTCGTCAAGTATAAAATCCGCCCCGGTACGCGCAACATGCGCTACGAGCCCGCCATGATACCGGACGAATGTGAAGCGGCTCTCGACGCCGGAAAAATTCTGATCAACGGCGTCTGTTACCGCGACTGCAATGTGGTGGGCTTTGGCGAAATGGGGATTGGCAATACTTCTTCAGCTTCGCTGCTGATGCATCGGCTGACGGGGTTGCCCCTTACTGAATGCGTTGGGCGCGGGACCGGTCTGGACGACGCCGGACTAGCGCATAAACTCGCCGTTTTGCAGGACATAGCCGACCGGTATGCTCATCTAACCGCCCCGATGGATCTGTTAGCGGCCATGGGCGGACTGGAAATTGCCGCCATCGTCGGGGGTATGCTCCAGGCTGCCGACAATGGTATGCTAATCCTGATCGATGGTTTCATCGCTACGGCGGCTCTGCTGGTGGCGCAGGCCATCAACTCAGCGGTACGTCAGCACTGCATTTTCTGCCATCAGTCCGACGAAACCGGCCACCGGCTGATGCTGAACCGGCTGGAAGCCCGGCCCCTGCTGGACCTCGGCCTGCGGCTGGGCGAAGGAACGGGCTGCGCGCTGGCCTATCCGCTCGTGCAGGCGGCCGTTACGATGCTGAACGACATGGCCACCATGGACAGCCTGGCGGGTTAA
- the cobC gene encoding alpha-ribazole phosphatase family protein, with protein MDIYLIRHTEVSVGRSIAYGQTDVDLTDTYEEQRERLVAHLPNDPAVIFSSPLNRCRRLAEDLASALTQGSPIETAPGQTAVVDAHRPKVQYDDRLKEIHFGDWEMTPWADIGREALDPWMADFVNVPTPNGENFQILFERVAAFWTEQILPLAETTTSQPVFIVSHGGVIRALLCLFLDLSLQNAYRINLDYGAVTKLTLTGSAYTIQYINR; from the coding sequence ATGGACATCTACCTGATTCGCCATACCGAAGTAAGCGTGGGCCGCAGCATTGCTTACGGCCAAACCGACGTTGACCTGACCGATACCTACGAGGAGCAGCGCGAGCGGTTAGTCGCGCACCTGCCCAACGATCCGGCCGTTATTTTTTCGTCGCCCCTGAACCGTTGCCGCCGACTGGCCGAGGATCTGGCGTCAGCCCTGACGCAAGGCAGTCCGATCGAAACCGCGCCGGGCCAGACCGCCGTTGTGGACGCGCACCGTCCGAAGGTGCAGTATGATGACCGGCTGAAAGAAATCCATTTCGGCGACTGGGAAATGACGCCCTGGGCCGACATTGGCCGCGAGGCACTCGATCCCTGGATGGCCGATTTTGTGAACGTTCCCACGCCCAATGGTGAGAACTTTCAGATTCTTTTTGAGCGTGTTGCCGCTTTCTGGACCGAGCAGATTCTGCCCCTGGCGGAAACTACGACCAGTCAGCCGGTGTTTATCGTTTCACATGGCGGAGTGATTCGGGCTTTGCTGTGTCTGTTTCTGGATTTATCTTTGCAGAATGCTTACCGCATCAATCTTGATTACGGTGCGGTAACCAAGCTGACGCTCACGGGGTCAGCTTATACCATCCAATACATTAATCGCTGA
- a CDS encoding AI-2E family transporter, protein MNTIYTPKQQRVLLIASLIIIAGFIIAGLRGYVTAFLGAGILYVVLRPWFTALVHKRKWNRQFVTTLLIIFSFVVIIMPFLTLSLLLIGRIQYYSQHTEDILNLIHKAEDLTGFKITSPQNVRQLVQQGAGYVSRLLPSLAGGALDFIVIIGLMLFTFYFMFVQQEAFQKGLQKYLPFKRDTQQELGESLKNNVNANVLGQALVSLVQGVLTGVTLWIFNVSDAPFWGVVAFFMAFIPVLGTPLVWGPAALIKLSQGDTGQGVGILIVGIVVIINIDNLLRITLAKRMGDIHPLVTLAGIVLGVPIFGILGLVIGPLLLSYFIVLIQVFERENREQREEVAKDEAKVEEKAEKKAEQRT, encoded by the coding sequence ATGAACACAATATATACCCCCAAGCAGCAACGGGTTCTGCTCATTGCGAGTCTGATCATCATTGCGGGCTTCATCATTGCGGGACTACGCGGCTACGTAACGGCGTTTCTGGGCGCGGGTATCCTGTACGTCGTCTTGCGGCCGTGGTTTACGGCTCTGGTCCACAAGCGCAAATGGAACCGTCAGTTCGTAACGACCCTCCTGATCATCTTCTCGTTTGTCGTTATCATCATGCCTTTTCTGACGCTGAGCCTGCTGCTCATCGGTCGGATCCAGTATTACAGCCAGCATACCGAGGACATTCTGAACCTGATTCATAAGGCGGAAGACCTCACTGGGTTTAAGATTACGAGTCCGCAAAACGTGCGCCAGCTGGTGCAGCAGGGTGCGGGCTACGTCAGCCGGCTGCTTCCGTCGCTGGCGGGGGGCGCGCTGGATTTCATTGTCATCATCGGCCTGATGCTGTTTACGTTCTATTTTATGTTCGTGCAGCAGGAAGCCTTTCAGAAAGGGCTCCAGAAATACCTGCCTTTCAAACGGGATACGCAGCAGGAACTGGGGGAATCGCTGAAGAACAACGTAAACGCTAACGTGCTGGGCCAGGCGCTGGTTAGTCTGGTGCAGGGCGTCCTGACGGGCGTAACGCTCTGGATCTTCAACGTATCCGACGCGCCGTTCTGGGGCGTTGTCGCCTTTTTTATGGCGTTTATTCCTGTTCTGGGAACACCCCTGGTCTGGGGGCCGGCCGCTCTGATCAAACTTTCGCAGGGTGACACGGGGCAGGGCGTCGGGATTCTGATCGTGGGCATCGTGGTCATTATCAACATCGATAACCTGCTGCGAATAACGCTGGCCAAACGCATGGGCGATATTCACCCGTTAGTAACGCTGGCCGGTATCGTGCTGGGCGTCCCTATTTTTGGTATTCTGGGCCTGGTTATCGGCCCGCTTCTTCTGTCCTATTTCATCGTACTGATTCAGGTCTTTGAGCGCGAAAATCGGGAGCAACGTGAGGAGGTAGCTAAAGACGAGGCTAAAGTAGAAGAAAAGGCGGAGAAAAAAGCCGAACAACGGACGTAA
- a CDS encoding oxygenase MpaB family protein, with protein MNATIPQESARMFVPADSIIRQIWGDADVILLIFGGAAGEFALNRAVDWLFFTGNLPADPIGRLFSTVRYAQEILLATDIKARQALSRINAIHGGVEEKRGRRIPDWAYRDVLYMLIDYSERAYQSLHRPLTDAEREHMFAHFREVGTGLQIPDLPTSYAEWKIDRVAHLNSDLVHSEFTDKLFRRYREQLGGWRYSLLRQAQAVLMPQPVSRLLNLPQKPLLQYSIGLYKVLNALGLRSLTQRILLPAEYLDQIRALDR; from the coding sequence ATGAACGCTACTATCCCTCAGGAGTCGGCACGCATGTTTGTCCCGGCTGACTCCATCATCCGCCAGATCTGGGGCGATGCGGATGTCATTCTGCTGATTTTTGGTGGGGCCGCTGGCGAGTTTGCCCTCAACCGGGCCGTTGACTGGCTTTTCTTTACGGGTAACCTACCGGCCGACCCGATTGGGCGGCTGTTTTCGACGGTTCGCTACGCGCAGGAGATCCTGCTGGCAACCGATATTAAGGCCCGGCAGGCCCTCAGCCGGATCAACGCGATTCATGGGGGAGTTGAAGAAAAACGGGGACGCCGGATTCCGGACTGGGCCTACCGCGACGTCCTTTACATGCTGATCGATTATTCCGAACGGGCTTACCAGAGCCTGCACCGCCCGCTGACCGACGCCGAACGCGAACACATGTTCGCGCACTTCCGCGAAGTGGGCACCGGGCTGCAGATACCCGACCTGCCGACGAGCTATGCCGAGTGGAAAATTGACCGGGTAGCCCATCTGAACAGCGACCTGGTTCATAGCGAGTTTACGGACAAGCTGTTCCGGCGATACCGCGAACAGTTGGGTGGCTGGCGGTATTCCTTGCTGCGGCAGGCACAGGCCGTGCTGATGCCGCAGCCGGTTAGCCGGCTGCTGAATCTGCCTCAAAAACCCCTGCTGCAGTATTCCATTGGTCTATACAAAGTGCTGAATGCGCTCGGTCTCCGATCCCTGACTCAACGGATACTGCTACCAGCAGAGTATCTGGATCAGATTCGGGCGCTGGATAGATAG
- a CDS encoding DUF6580 family putative transport protein — MKSLQIRLTTLTTIVLATALFRLVPHWPNFTPIAALALFGAATFERRWLGLVIPLAAMLLSDALIGFHGNMGSVYLSFTLTWALGLWLLSGSQTATRIAAASLASSVLFFLITNYAVWSGSSFYPQTSAGLMSCYVAGLAFYNGTSFFLNGLLGDLFFSGALFGGYYLLQQRFTVLRPTRG, encoded by the coding sequence ATGAAATCGCTCCAGATTCGCCTGACCACGCTGACCACTATCGTTCTTGCTACGGCTTTGTTCCGCCTGGTACCGCACTGGCCGAATTTCACCCCAATCGCTGCGCTGGCGCTGTTTGGCGCGGCTACGTTCGAGCGCCGGTGGCTGGGACTGGTCATTCCGCTGGCAGCTATGCTCCTGAGCGACGCCCTCATTGGCTTCCACGGCAACATGGGGTCCGTTTATCTGAGCTTCACACTGACCTGGGCGCTGGGCCTGTGGCTGCTGTCGGGTAGCCAAACGGCCACGCGAATCGCTGCGGCTTCGCTCGCGTCGTCGGTGCTGTTCTTTCTGATTACCAACTACGCCGTCTGGTCGGGCAGCAGCTTTTATCCGCAAACGTCGGCAGGTCTGATGAGCTGCTACGTTGCCGGACTGGCGTTCTACAACGGCACATCGTTCTTTCTCAATGGCCTGCTGGGCGACCTGTTCTTTAGTGGGGCGCTGTTCGGCGGCTATTACCTGCTGCAACAGCGGTTTACGGTCCTGCGCCCAACACGCGGCTAA
- a CDS encoding adenosylcobinamide-GDP ribazoletransferase — protein sequence MHLFFTALMFYTRLPAPKYIDHSADALNRATVFFPLIGIIVGGIGVATYWLGTVLFPPTFLPVLFGMVATVWVTGAFHEDGFADVCDGFGGGWTKEQILTIMKDSRLGTYGTIGLGLLLAVKFFALQALLSVEAFGWTVALKYVSAHSLSRLTAVTVIRALPYARDEPDDTAKAKPVAQGITTSQLVLAALLGLLPLLALVVYTSLWIYLLFLIPLALVRWRLVRFFGKWIGGYTGDCLGATQQLAEVIVYLSFVSLLWVSI from the coding sequence ATGCACCTGTTTTTTACGGCCCTGATGTTCTATACCCGTCTGCCGGCGCCGAAGTATATCGACCACTCGGCCGATGCGCTCAACCGGGCGACGGTATTCTTCCCGTTAATCGGCATTATCGTTGGTGGCATTGGGGTAGCGACGTACTGGCTCGGTACGGTACTGTTTCCGCCCACGTTTTTGCCCGTGCTGTTCGGTATGGTGGCGACGGTCTGGGTTACGGGTGCCTTCCACGAAGACGGTTTTGCTGATGTATGCGACGGGTTTGGTGGCGGCTGGACCAAAGAGCAGATTCTAACCATCATGAAAGACAGCCGACTGGGTACGTACGGCACCATTGGACTGGGTTTACTACTGGCGGTCAAGTTTTTTGCCCTCCAGGCGCTGCTCTCGGTCGAAGCTTTCGGCTGGACGGTCGCCCTGAAGTACGTATCAGCGCATAGCCTGAGTCGCCTAACGGCCGTTACGGTGATTCGTGCCCTCCCCTACGCCCGCGACGAGCCGGACGACACGGCCAAAGCGAAGCCCGTTGCGCAGGGCATCACGACCAGTCAGCTCGTGCTGGCGGCCCTGCTGGGCCTGCTGCCCCTGCTGGCGCTGGTGGTTTACACCAGCCTCTGGATTTACCTTCTCTTTCTGATCCCGCTGGCGCTGGTGCGCTGGCGGCTGGTGCGCTTCTTTGGCAAATGGATTGGCGGCTACACGGGCGACTGCCTGGGCGCGACCCAACAGCTTGCCGAAGTGATCGTGTACCTATCGTTTGTCTCGCTGTTGTGGGTGTCAATCTAA
- a CDS encoding DUF1572 domain-containing protein, giving the protein MPQPPSNALSMDYLNSVKKQFAYYKLLGEQTMDQLPDEALFWQDNSESNSIALIVKHLWGNMLSRWTDFLTTDGEKEWRNRDEEFEPDSQTREELMARWNAGWACLFNALNSLSSEDLQKEIFIRNMGHTVIEAINRQLAHYPYHVGQIVFIGKMICGETWKSLSIPRGNSKGYNAEKFAQPKRTEHFTDERLR; this is encoded by the coding sequence ATGCCTCAGCCGCCAAGCAATGCCCTAAGCATGGACTACCTGAACAGCGTAAAGAAGCAGTTTGCCTATTACAAATTGCTGGGTGAGCAGACGATGGACCAGTTGCCGGATGAAGCCCTGTTCTGGCAAGACAATTCAGAGAGCAATAGTATTGCCCTTATCGTGAAGCATCTGTGGGGAAACATGCTTTCCCGCTGGACTGACTTTTTAACCACTGACGGCGAGAAAGAATGGCGCAACCGGGACGAAGAATTCGAGCCTGATAGTCAGACAAGGGAGGAGTTGATGGCGCGATGGAATGCCGGCTGGGCCTGTTTGTTCAACGCGCTGAACTCCCTGAGTAGTGAAGACTTACAGAAGGAAATCTTTATCCGGAATATGGGCCACACCGTTATCGAAGCCATCAACCGACAACTGGCTCATTATCCGTACCACGTTGGCCAGATCGTTTTTATCGGGAAAATGATCTGTGGCGAAACCTGGAAGAGCTTGTCGATACCCCGGGGAAACTCGAAGGGATACAACGCCGAGAAGTTTGCTCAACCCAAGCGCACCGAACACTTCACGGATGAGCGGCTGCGCTGA
- a CDS encoding alpha/beta hydrolase family protein, with amino-acid sequence MNRFLISLCLLFLLYPNLSVLAQVEEPIQLKTDAFTLNGTLTLPADVKGPVPVVLLLAGSGPTDRDGNSSLGLKTNVYRILADSLVRQGMAVARYDKRGAGASQVMDRTKVRLADGLFDAGITDAVGFARQLQADSRFSKVIIAGHSEGSQVGMVAARQTRADGFVSIAGIGRNIADVMKAQFEYALPDSLKAEASRILDSLRVGRTVPKANPILMTVFRPSVQPYLISWMKHDPTADLKAYPGPVLIVQGTNDFQVPVSEAQLLKAARPDAQLVLISDMTHMLRTYAGTNRAENIKTYTALGQPLTAGLATAIVRFVNQL; translated from the coding sequence ATGAATCGTTTTCTCATTTCGCTCTGTTTGCTCTTCTTGTTATACCCAAACCTATCGGTACTGGCACAGGTCGAGGAGCCTATTCAACTTAAAACCGATGCCTTCACGCTGAACGGTACGTTGACGCTGCCCGCCGACGTAAAGGGCCCCGTCCCGGTCGTGTTGCTGCTGGCGGGTTCCGGACCAACCGATCGGGATGGTAACAGTAGTCTGGGTCTGAAAACCAATGTGTACCGCATCCTGGCCGATAGTCTGGTGCGTCAGGGTATGGCCGTTGCCCGTTACGATAAGCGCGGAGCGGGAGCCAGTCAGGTTATGGATAGGACGAAAGTCCGGTTGGCCGATGGTCTGTTCGATGCGGGTATTACCGATGCGGTGGGGTTCGCGCGCCAGTTGCAGGCCGACAGCCGGTTTTCGAAGGTCATAATAGCGGGCCATAGCGAAGGCTCGCAGGTGGGGATGGTGGCCGCCCGCCAAACCAGGGCCGACGGGTTTGTGTCCATTGCCGGTATCGGTCGGAACATTGCCGACGTTATGAAAGCGCAGTTTGAATATGCCCTGCCCGATTCGCTCAAAGCCGAAGCTAGCCGGATACTGGACTCGCTGCGGGTGGGTCGGACTGTGCCGAAAGCGAATCCAATTCTGATGACAGTATTCCGCCCCAGCGTGCAGCCTTATCTCATTTCCTGGATGAAACACGACCCAACGGCCGATCTGAAAGCCTATCCGGGGCCGGTGTTGATTGTGCAGGGTACGAATGATTTTCAGGTGCCGGTGAGCGAGGCCCAACTCCTCAAAGCTGCCCGGCCCGACGCTCAACTGGTACTCATTTCTGACATGACGCATATGCTCCGGACGTATGCCGGAACTAATCGGGCTGAAAATATCAAAACGTATACGGCACTAGGTCAGCCGCTGACAGCCGGTCTGGCAACGGCCATTGTCCGGTTCGTAAACCAGCTATGA
- a CDS encoding SdpI family protein, which yields MKRNSFSLELLIVAPWLLVFAYMALSWNQLPARIVTHYDMQGNPDGWQRKETAALLAVGLGVLLYVLMRFLPRFDPKGRIQSSNYHKLRFVISFFLAAVFGGMWYVAGHPIDNQLVQTLLMALVGLMIAGIGNYLTTVKPNWFVGIRTPWTLESETVWRRTHQLGGRLMVAGGLLSTVLAFVIPMVYKIGVVVGIIVAVSIIPLVYSYVYFRQEKSRQFN from the coding sequence ATGAAACGAAACTCGTTCTCTCTCGAATTGCTGATCGTAGCCCCGTGGCTGCTGGTGTTTGCCTACATGGCGCTGAGCTGGAACCAGCTCCCAGCCAGAATCGTCACTCATTACGATATGCAGGGCAATCCCGATGGCTGGCAACGAAAGGAAACCGCGGCTCTGCTGGCCGTTGGACTTGGCGTTCTGCTTTACGTGCTGATGCGTTTCCTGCCCCGATTCGACCCTAAAGGCCGGATTCAGTCCTCGAACTACCACAAACTGCGGTTTGTCATCAGCTTTTTTCTGGCCGCCGTATTCGGCGGAATGTGGTATGTAGCCGGCCACCCGATTGACAATCAGCTGGTGCAAACGCTCCTGATGGCGCTTGTTGGCCTGATGATCGCGGGCATTGGCAACTACCTGACCACCGTAAAGCCAAACTGGTTTGTAGGGATTCGCACGCCCTGGACGCTCGAAAGCGAAACTGTCTGGCGCCGGACCCACCAGCTTGGTGGCCGGCTGATGGTGGCGGGTGGCCTGCTGAGCACGGTGCTGGCGTTTGTCATACCGATGGTGTATAAAATCGGGGTTGTGGTGGGTATCATCGTTGCGGTTTCTATTATTCCGCTGGTGTATTCTTATGTTTATTTCCGGCAGGAGAAGTCACGCCAGTTCAACTAA
- a CDS encoding IS5 family transposase, with protein MTKQWKPLTDAQWDAISPFLPLDRQRTHDLRQIVNSILWLLRTGCQWRNLPTEWPNWQTVYYYFRRWKQDGTFGRINLALNQLDRKRVGKEAYPSAVCIDSQSVKLAPMIWENRGLDANKRVNGRKRQLIVDTQGRLWLADVHSANQADGPSAVSMVSDLLWLVGERLEKVYGDQSYNGVFAQELARWSLDFEKASRPESTLGFIPVAKRWVVERTIAWTNHFRRIVKDYEYTISSSVCWLYLANIQIILQRII; from the coding sequence ATGACCAAACAGTGGAAGCCACTGACCGACGCCCAGTGGGATGCAATTTCTCCTTTTTTACCACTTGATCGTCAGCGGACTCATGATTTGCGACAGATTGTTAACAGTATTTTGTGGCTGCTACGCACAGGATGCCAATGGCGCAATCTGCCTACCGAGTGGCCTAATTGGCAAACCGTCTATTACTATTTTAGACGTTGGAAACAGGATGGTACTTTTGGTCGAATCAATCTGGCCTTAAATCAACTTGACCGTAAGCGGGTCGGTAAAGAAGCATATCCATCTGCAGTATGTATTGATTCACAAAGTGTTAAGTTGGCTCCGATGATTTGGGAGAACCGAGGTCTCGACGCGAATAAACGAGTGAATGGCCGAAAAAGGCAACTCATCGTTGACACCCAAGGGCGTCTATGGCTAGCAGATGTCCATTCTGCTAATCAAGCGGATGGCCCTTCAGCCGTATCGATGGTCAGTGACTTACTATGGCTAGTTGGAGAGCGTTTGGAGAAAGTCTACGGTGATCAATCTTATAATGGCGTCTTCGCTCAAGAGTTGGCTAGATGGAGCCTTGATTTTGAAAAAGCGTCTCGTCCTGAATCAACTCTGGGCTTTATACCCGTAGCCAAACGGTGGGTAGTGGAACGGACCATTGCTTGGACGAATCACTTTCGAAGGATTGTCAAAGATTATGAATACACGATATCATCTTCGGTTTGCTGGCTGTACTTAGCCAACATTCAGATTATATTGCAACGGATCATTTGA